In one window of Chloroflexota bacterium DNA:
- a CDS encoding isoprenyl transferase: protein MPPRQSFAQERAEEQSARSSAVPRHVAIIMDGNGRWAQERGLPRLAGHRAGTKNIRRVLKAFDGLGVRYVTIYAFSTENWTRPPEEVKGLWRLLGQVIGRESRALHKNNVRIRHIGRMDRLPPSLQKAIDQALELTKENTGITLTVALDYGGRAELVEAVRRLLQEGLRPGEVTEEAIAVRLHTGGLPDPDLIIRTGGEMRLSNFLIWQSAYAEYYASPVCWPDFDEAETAKAVEAYGRRQRKFGGLLHANGASAPESGGR from the coding sequence ATGCCCCCTCGTCAATCGTTCGCACAAGAGCGGGCTGAAGAGCAGAGCGCCCGCTCCAGCGCCGTCCCGCGCCACGTGGCCATCATCATGGACGGCAACGGGCGCTGGGCACAGGAGCGCGGCCTGCCGCGCCTGGCAGGACACCGCGCCGGGACCAAGAACATCCGGCGCGTCCTCAAAGCCTTCGATGGCCTGGGCGTCCGCTATGTCACCATCTACGCCTTCTCCACGGAGAACTGGACGCGCCCGCCGGAAGAGGTCAAGGGCCTCTGGCGGCTCCTGGGACAGGTCATCGGCAGGGAGTCCAGGGCCCTCCACAAGAACAACGTCCGCATCAGGCACATCGGGCGGATGGACCGCCTGCCGCCCAGCCTCCAAAAGGCAATAGACCAGGCGCTGGAGCTGACCAAGGAGAATACCGGCATCACCCTCACCGTGGCCCTGGATTACGGCGGCCGCGCCGAGCTGGTGGAGGCCGTCCGCCGCCTGCTCCAGGAGGGCCTGCGCCCCGGCGAGGTCACGGAAGAAGCCATCGCCGTCCGCCTGCACACCGGCGGCCTTCCCGATCCCGACCTCATCATCCGCACCGGCGGCGAGATGCGCCTGAGCAACTTCCTCATCTGGCAATCGGCCTACGCCGAGTATTACGCCTCCCCCGTCTGCTGGCCTGATTTTGATGAGGCGGAGACGGCCAAGGCGGTGGAGGCCTACGGCAGGCGCCAGCGAAAGTTCGGTGGCCTCCTCCATGCGAACGGGGCCTCCGCCCCTGAAAGCGGTGGGCGCTGA
- a CDS encoding ribosome recycling factor has translation MSQDVLRKAEDKMKKSVEAFERDLAGMRTGRASAGLVDGIMVDYYGTMTPMKQLGTINTPEARLITIQVWDKGAVSAVEKAIQKANIGLTPNIDGMTIRLAVPPLTEERRKEIVKMVHRRLEEAKIAVRNVRRDAIEELRALEKDKRISQDDQKRAEAQLQKHTDTSTDKAQKASDAKEAEVLRV, from the coding sequence ATGTCGCAGGACGTATTGCGCAAAGCGGAAGACAAGATGAAGAAGAGCGTCGAGGCCTTTGAGCGCGACCTAGCCGGGATGCGCACGGGCCGGGCCAGCGCCGGCCTGGTGGACGGCATCATGGTGGACTATTACGGCACCATGACCCCCATGAAGCAGCTCGGCACCATCAACACGCCGGAGGCCCGCCTCATCACCATCCAGGTCTGGGATAAGGGTGCCGTCTCCGCTGTGGAAAAGGCCATCCAGAAGGCCAACATCGGCCTCACGCCGAACATAGACGGCATGACCATCCGCCTGGCCGTTCCGCCCCTCACGGAGGAGCGGCGCAAGGAGATCGTCAAGATGGTCCACCGCCGCCTGGAAGAGGCCAAGATCGCGGTGCGCAACGTCCGCCGGGACGCCATCGAAGAGCTGCGCGCCCTGGAGAAGGATAAGCGCATCTCCCAGGACGACCAGAAGCGCGCCGAAGCCCAGCTCCAGAAACACACGGACACCTCTACGGATAAGGCGCAAAAAGCCTCTGACGCGAAAGAGGCAGAAGTGCTGCGGGTGTGA
- a CDS encoding UMP kinase — translation MPEPRYKRAVLKLSGEALKGEGGSGIDLTTLRFVANHVKQARDLGVEMGVVVGGGNIWRGAEAAKLGMDRTTADYAGMLATVINALALQDALEKIGVVTRTQTAIPIDAVAEPFIYRRAMRHLEVGRVLIFASGTGNPYMTTDTAAALRATEIGANVLLMAKNGVDGVYDSDPRKNPGAKKFAKLSYLEALNLRLQVMDSTALSMCMDNRVPIVVFDIQDPTGVQRALLGESVGTVIS, via the coding sequence ATGCCGGAGCCACGGTACAAGCGCGCCGTGCTCAAGCTGAGCGGTGAAGCCCTCAAAGGCGAGGGCGGTTCCGGCATTGATCTCACCACCCTTCGCTTCGTGGCCAACCACGTCAAACAGGCCCGCGATCTGGGCGTGGAGATGGGCGTGGTCGTCGGCGGCGGCAACATCTGGCGCGGCGCCGAAGCCGCCAAGCTCGGCATGGACCGCACCACCGCCGATTACGCCGGCATGCTCGCCACCGTCATCAACGCCCTCGCCCTCCAGGACGCCCTGGAGAAGATCGGCGTCGTCACCCGCACCCAAACGGCCATCCCCATAGACGCCGTCGCCGAGCCCTTCATCTACCGCCGCGCCATGCGCCACCTGGAAGTGGGGCGCGTCCTTATCTTTGCCTCCGGCACCGGCAACCCCTACATGACCACGGACACCGCCGCCGCCCTGCGCGCCACGGAGATCGGCGCCAACGTCCTCCTCATGGCCAAGAACGGCGTGGACGGCGTCTACGATTCCGACCCCCGCAAGAACCCCGGCGCCAAGAAGTTCGCCAAGCTCAGCTACCTGGAGGCGCTCAACCTCCGCCTGCAGGTGATGGACAGCACAGCCCTCTCCATGTGCATGGACAACAGGGTCCCCATCGTCGTCTTTGATATCCAGGATCCCACCGGTGTGCAGCGGGCGCTCCTGGGCGAATCCGTCGGCACGGTGATTTCCTAG
- the rpsB gene encoding 30S ribosomal protein S2 produces the protein MQQALEQKQQGNSNTQELVSMKLLLETGVHFGHKTRRWNPKMKQYIFTQRNGIHIIDLQQTVGLLAKAYDYVKTTVANGGVILFVGTKKQAQEAVESEAKRCGMPFVSQRWLGGTLTNYATIALRITYLEQLEQQKAKGEFARYSKKDALKLEEELAKLNHHLSGIKALKKLPDALFVVDPGKEAIAIAEARRMKVPIVAINDTDCDPNFIDHPIPGNDDAIRSVRLMTGKIADAVLEGNTLRQQRLIEEVKAAEGAKAEAAASAKS, from the coding sequence ATGCAGCAAGCGTTAGAACAGAAACAGCAGGGCAACAGCAACACCCAAGAGCTGGTCAGCATGAAGCTCCTCTTGGAAACCGGCGTCCACTTCGGGCACAAGACCCGCCGCTGGAACCCCAAGATGAAGCAGTACATCTTCACCCAGCGCAACGGCATCCACATCATTGACCTCCAGCAGACCGTCGGCCTCCTCGCTAAGGCCTACGACTATGTGAAGACCACCGTCGCCAATGGCGGCGTCATCCTCTTCGTCGGCACCAAGAAGCAGGCCCAGGAGGCCGTGGAGTCGGAAGCCAAGCGCTGCGGCATGCCCTTCGTCAGCCAGCGCTGGCTCGGCGGCACCCTCACCAACTACGCCACCATTGCCCTGCGCATCACCTACCTCGAACAGCTGGAACAGCAGAAGGCCAAGGGCGAATTCGCCCGCTACTCCAAGAAGGACGCCCTCAAGCTGGAAGAAGAGCTCGCGAAGCTCAACCACCACCTAAGCGGCATCAAGGCCCTCAAGAAGCTGCCCGATGCCCTCTTCGTCGTGGACCCCGGCAAGGAAGCCATCGCCATCGCCGAGGCCCGCCGCATGAAGGTCCCCATCGTGGCCATCAACGATACCGATTGCGACCCCAACTTCATTGACCACCCCATCCCCGGCAACGACGACGCGATCCGCTCCGTCCGCCTCATGACCGGCAAGATCGCCGATGCGGTCCTGGAAGGCAACACCCTCCGCCAGCAGCGCCTCATCGAAGAGGTCAAGGCCGCCGAGGGCGCCAAGGCCGAAGCCGCCGCGTCCGCCAAGTCCTAG
- the rseP gene encoding RIP metalloprotease RseP: MTIIAFLIVFGVLILIHELGHFITAKLAGVKVQEFGMGYPPRIFGITRGETVYSLNWLPLGGFVKLLGEEDPSHPQSLAGKSRRVRTLVISAGALMNLFLALFLFAIVFMVPQKAVFHTVAIQSVADGSPVALAGLQPGDVVKKVNGRKIRNINDLRYQYQLRLGAKATTVVERNGALLSINVTPRWKPPAGQGPTGISIAEPEDERTASYREPFLTAVPHAFRQAGETLVLTRNGITKWFVGDADPLDDVAGPIGIARVTGEVAEHGTIVDLTMFAAFLSLNLAIMNILPIPALDGGRLLFVAIEFVRRGKRIPPQKEAMVHMIGFATLIAIMVIISVFDIQRIIRGENAIGG; this comes from the coding sequence GTGACGATCATTGCCTTCCTCATCGTCTTCGGCGTGCTCATCCTCATCCACGAGCTTGGGCACTTCATCACGGCCAAGCTCGCCGGAGTGAAGGTCCAAGAGTTCGGCATGGGTTATCCGCCGCGCATCTTCGGCATCACGCGCGGGGAGACGGTCTACTCCCTCAACTGGCTGCCCCTCGGCGGCTTCGTGAAGCTCTTGGGGGAAGAGGACCCCAGCCATCCCCAGAGCCTCGCCGGGAAGAGCCGCAGGGTCCGGACGCTGGTTATCAGCGCCGGGGCGCTCATGAACCTCTTCCTGGCCCTCTTCCTCTTTGCCATCGTCTTTATGGTGCCGCAGAAGGCGGTCTTCCACACGGTGGCCATCCAAAGCGTTGCTGATGGTTCCCCAGTTGCGCTCGCCGGTCTCCAGCCCGGAGACGTTGTTAAGAAAGTGAATGGCAGGAAGATTCGCAATATCAATGACTTGCGATATCAATATCAACTGCGCCTTGGGGCAAAGGCCACTACTGTGGTCGAACGGAACGGCGCGCTGCTCTCCATCAACGTGACGCCGCGCTGGAAGCCACCGGCGGGCCAAGGCCCCACGGGGATCAGCATCGCTGAGCCTGAGGACGAGCGGACGGCCAGCTACCGCGAGCCGTTCCTCACGGCGGTGCCCCACGCCTTCCGCCAGGCGGGCGAGACGCTCGTGCTGACACGCAACGGCATCACCAAGTGGTTCGTCGGTGACGCCGATCCGCTGGACGATGTCGCCGGGCCCATCGGCATCGCGCGGGTCACGGGAGAGGTGGCGGAGCACGGCACCATCGTTGACCTCACCATGTTCGCCGCCTTCCTCAGCCTCAACCTCGCTATCATGAACATCTTGCCCATCCCGGCCCTGGATGGCGGCCGCCTCCTCTTCGTCGCCATCGAGTTCGTGCGCCGGGGCAAGCGCATCCCGCCCCAGAAAGAGGCGATGGTTCACATGATCGGCTTCGCCACCCTCATCGCCATCATGGTCATCATCTCCGTCTTTGATATTCAGCGCATCATCCGTGGCGAGAATGCGATAGGCGGTTGA
- a CDS encoding elongation factor Ts, with protein sequence MAVSAEAVKAVRERTGAGVVECKNALEEAKGKIEEAVEALRKKGIAKGNALAAKKAGAGGQGVVASYVHQGSRIGVLIELSCETDFVARTEEFKALAHNVAMQIAAMNPKYIGDGDLPEKPEGPLAEVSLLHQPFIREPTRTIKDLLAELIGKVGENIRVRRFVRFELGG encoded by the coding sequence GTGGCTGTCAGCGCAGAAGCAGTTAAAGCTGTCCGCGAGCGCACCGGCGCAGGCGTCGTCGAGTGCAAGAACGCCCTCGAAGAGGCCAAAGGCAAAATCGAAGAGGCCGTCGAAGCCCTCCGCAAGAAGGGCATCGCCAAGGGCAACGCACTCGCCGCCAAAAAGGCCGGCGCAGGCGGGCAGGGCGTCGTCGCCTCCTATGTCCACCAGGGCAGCCGCATCGGCGTTCTGATCGAGCTCAGCTGCGAGACTGACTTCGTGGCCCGCACGGAAGAGTTCAAGGCCCTGGCCCACAACGTCGCCATGCAGATCGCCGCCATGAACCCCAAGTACATCGGCGATGGCGACCTTCCCGAGAAGCCCGAAGGCCCCCTGGCCGAGGTCAGCCTCCTCCACCAGCCCTTCATCCGCGAGCCTACCCGCACCATCAAAGACCTCCTGGCCGAGCTCATCGGCAAGGTCGGCGAAAACATCCGCGTCCGCAGATTCGTCCGCTTCGAACTGGGCGGCTAG
- a CDS encoding 1-deoxy-D-xylulose-5-phosphate reductoisomerase, with product MKGLVVLGSTGSIGRQTLDIVRAFPDRFKVVGLAAGTNIELLAKQVEEFHPKMVFHTQGVREVLPPNGWKFTPMEEMVVQSSVNAVMVGTVGREGLLATLAALNARKSVALANKEVIVMAGNIVMSAAQRNGIEILPVDSEPSAMWQCMRGEDKDVSRIFLTASGGPFRTRPLSEIDKVTQEEALNHPTWRMGRKITIDSATLMNKGFEVIEANWLFGVPIDRIEVVVHPQSIIHSMVEFADGSVKAQLGPPDMRYPIQLALSYPARWQNPTLPQFNPIEIGKLTFEALDLRRYPCFKMALDAGRKGGTYPAVLAAADDVAVSLFLSHQISFGEMPKIVEATLAAHKPIKYPSLEDILEVDTWARDYAGRQVVD from the coding sequence ATGAAGGGCCTTGTCGTCCTCGGCTCCACAGGTTCCATCGGCCGCCAGACCCTCGATATCGTTCGCGCATTCCCTGACCGCTTCAAAGTCGTCGGCCTTGCGGCGGGAACCAACATCGAGCTGTTGGCCAAGCAGGTGGAAGAGTTCCACCCAAAGATGGTCTTTCACACCCAAGGCGTGCGGGAGGTCCTGCCGCCCAACGGGTGGAAGTTCACCCCCATGGAGGAGATGGTCGTCCAGTCCTCCGTCAACGCCGTCATGGTGGGCACCGTGGGCAGAGAGGGCCTCCTGGCGACCCTGGCCGCGCTGAACGCCCGCAAGAGCGTGGCCCTGGCCAACAAAGAAGTCATCGTCATGGCGGGGAACATCGTCATGTCAGCCGCCCAGCGCAACGGCATCGAGATCCTGCCCGTGGACAGCGAGCCGAGCGCCATGTGGCAGTGCATGCGCGGCGAGGATAAGGACGTCTCACGCATCTTCCTCACCGCCTCAGGCGGCCCCTTCCGCACACGCCCCCTGAGCGAGATCGACAAGGTGACCCAAGAAGAGGCGCTGAACCATCCCACGTGGCGCATGGGGCGCAAGATCACGATTGACTCGGCGACGCTGATGAACAAGGGCTTTGAGGTCATCGAAGCCAACTGGCTCTTCGGCGTCCCCATTGACCGCATCGAAGTCGTCGTCCACCCGCAAAGCATCATCCACTCCATGGTGGAGTTCGCGGACGGCTCCGTGAAGGCCCAGCTCGGCCCGCCCGATATGCGCTACCCCATCCAGCTGGCGCTCTCCTACCCGGCGCGCTGGCAGAACCCCACGCTGCCCCAGTTCAATCCCATCGAGATCGGCAAGCTCACCTTTGAAGCGCTGGACCTGCGCCGCTATCCCTGCTTCAAGATGGCCCTGGATGCCGGCCGCAAGGGCGGCACCTACCCTGCCGTTCTCGCCGCCGCTGATGATGTCGCCGTCAGCCTCTTCCTCTCCCACCAGATCTCCTTCGGCGAGATGCCCAAGATCGTCGAGGCGACCCTGGCGGCGCACAAGCCTATCAAATACCCCTCCCTTGAGGATATCCTTGAAGTGGACACCTGGGCCCGCGATTATGCCGGGCGCCAAGTTGTGGACTAG
- the rimI gene encoding ribosomal-protein-alanine N-acetyltransferase, with protein MDRAISTYGSPAPPMGFFVRPMRMEDIPQTSAVERACFPAGWIATPFKKELKNRSAVYLVACEAADPKNALAEAHAFDHAPAPEEPAKGGLLQLVKGVFSQPEPPPEDQRQKIVGFVGVWFMVDEAHITVIGVRDEHRRHGIGELLLLAALEVSFQRGAHVMTLEVRVSNQAAQGLYKKYGYQAAGVRKGYYTDNKEDALIMTTEAIGSSAYRARYEQLAQEHAQRWGASVRWVG; from the coding sequence ATGGATAGGGCCATCTCCACCTACGGCTCCCCCGCCCCGCCGATGGGCTTTTTCGTGAGGCCCATGCGGATGGAAGACATCCCCCAGACCTCAGCCGTGGAGCGCGCCTGTTTTCCGGCCGGCTGGATCGCGACGCCGTTCAAAAAGGAACTCAAGAATCGTTCAGCCGTATATCTGGTGGCGTGCGAGGCGGCGGACCCCAAGAATGCCCTGGCCGAGGCTCACGCCTTCGACCATGCGCCCGCGCCTGAAGAGCCCGCCAAGGGTGGCCTGCTGCAGCTGGTGAAGGGGGTCTTTAGCCAGCCGGAGCCGCCGCCGGAGGACCAGCGACAGAAGATTGTGGGTTTTGTTGGGGTTTGGTTTATGGTGGATGAGGCGCATATCACGGTGATCGGCGTGCGGGATGAGCACCGGCGGCACGGGATCGGCGAGCTGTTGCTGCTGGCGGCGCTGGAGGTTTCGTTCCAGCGTGGGGCGCACGTGATGACGCTGGAGGTGCGGGTCTCCAACCAGGCGGCGCAGGGGTTGTATAAGAAGTACGGCTACCAGGCGGCCGGGGTGCGCAAGGGCTATTACACGGACAACAAGGAAGATGCGCTGATCATGACGACGGAGGCGATCGGCTCGTCCGCGTACAGGGCGCGGTACGAGCAATTGGCGCAAGAGCATGCCCAACGCTGGGGCGCGAGTGTGCGGTGGGTGGGGTAG
- a CDS encoding sigma-70 family RNA polymerase sigma factor → MGIEESLVLEVQRGDLNAFSGIYEAYYDRVFRYILVRLNNQAEAEDLASEVFLKAFEAVRDFKLKGVPFAAWLFRIAHNLVIDHVRRRNKRPTTELDERLPLTQDSPDELVELGLTSDDVKKAMTVLTDSQRQVIALRFGAGLSLIETANATGKKEGAIKAMQHSAIQALRRAMAKRGHDVPGIEK, encoded by the coding sequence TTGGGCATTGAAGAGAGCCTCGTCCTTGAGGTTCAACGCGGCGACCTGAACGCCTTCAGCGGCATCTACGAAGCCTACTACGACCGGGTCTTCCGCTACATCCTCGTCCGCCTCAACAACCAGGCCGAAGCCGAAGACCTCGCCTCCGAAGTCTTCCTGAAGGCCTTCGAAGCCGTCCGTGATTTCAAGCTCAAGGGCGTCCCCTTCGCCGCATGGCTCTTTCGCATCGCCCACAACCTCGTCATTGACCACGTCCGCCGCCGCAACAAGCGCCCCACGACGGAGCTCGATGAAAGGCTCCCCCTCACTCAAGACTCGCCCGATGAGCTGGTGGAACTGGGCCTGACCTCCGACGACGTGAAGAAGGCCATGACCGTGCTGACCGATTCCCAACGCCAGGTCATCGCCCTCCGCTTCGGCGCCGGCCTCTCCCTGATCGAAACGGCCAACGCCACAGGCAAGAAAGAGGGCGCCATCAAGGCGATGCAGCACAGCGCCATCCAAGCCCTTCGCCGCGCCATGGCGAAGCGAGGGCACGATGTCCCGGGTATCGAGAAGTAG
- a CDS encoding alpha/beta hydrolase has translation MTALHYRSYGHSGPLVIAVHGGPGATGSMGIVARELSDSFRVLEPYQRGVGPVRLSVAVHVEDMHQFIRERCAGEQPIIVAHSWGAMLSLAFAAVYPTAASAIALICCGTLDENTRAKMNGIIESRKVGELKRQFQEVERASDPNRRMALIARAMLNVQSYDLIPREAKGENRREATMAGFQREAWEDMVRLQNSGLYPKAFAAIKVPVIMLHGAYDPHPGPMIYQSLKPYLPQLEYREWERCGHYPWLERHARNDFFVSLREWLTRQSRLGLRRGD, from the coding sequence GTGACCGCCCTCCACTACCGCTCTTACGGCCACTCCGGCCCGCTGGTCATCGCTGTCCACGGCGGCCCGGGCGCAACGGGCTCCATGGGCATCGTCGCCCGGGAGCTTTCCGATTCGTTCCGCGTCCTGGAGCCGTACCAGCGCGGGGTCGGCCCGGTGCGCCTCTCCGTCGCCGTCCATGTGGAGGACATGCATCAGTTTATCCGGGAGCGCTGTGCCGGGGAACAGCCGATAATCGTCGCCCACTCCTGGGGCGCGATGCTCTCCCTCGCCTTCGCCGCCGTCTATCCCACTGCCGCCTCCGCCATCGCCCTCATCTGCTGCGGCACCTTGGACGAGAACACCCGCGCCAAGATGAACGGAATCATCGAATCGCGGAAGGTCGGCGAGCTCAAGCGCCAATTCCAAGAGGTGGAGCGCGCGAGCGACCCAAACAGGCGCATGGCCCTGATAGCGAGGGCGATGCTGAATGTGCAGTCGTACGACCTGATTCCCAGGGAGGCCAAGGGCGAGAACCGCCGCGAGGCCACCATGGCGGGCTTCCAGCGCGAGGCGTGGGAGGACATGGTGCGGCTGCAGAACAGCGGCCTCTACCCCAAGGCTTTCGCAGCTATCAAGGTACCCGTCATCATGCTCCACGGCGCGTACGACCCGCACCCCGGGCCCATGATCTACCAGAGCCTCAAGCCCTACCTACCCCAGCTTGAGTATCGCGAATGGGAGCGCTGTGGCCACTATCCCTGGCTGGAGCGCCACGCCCGGAACGACTTCTTCGTGAGCCTGCGCGAATGGCTGACAAGGCAATCGCGCCTCGGGTTGCGCAGAG
- a CDS encoding phosphatidate cytidylyltransferase produces the protein MLLQRFISASIALPILVLMIWFGTGTTMALIAAASVIGIREFHRLAVRAGPTPVLFLATIGGVLFVVDAGTDFNFTMALITGLVLAPLFLLLVLGSRERFLSDWAWTLAGVFYVAWTLSHAVRISRHADGREWLLTAALLTFAVDTGAYFVGRLIGRNHMAPSISPGKTWEGAIAGLAVGIGASLAVTAGFGLPIGAWKAVVLGLLIGIFGQAGDLAESMIKRAAGVKDAGGLIPGHGGILDRLDSLIPSVVVLYYFLTYGLG, from the coding sequence ATGCTCCTCCAGCGCTTTATTTCCGCTAGCATCGCGCTTCCCATCCTGGTGCTCATGATCTGGTTCGGCACCGGGACCACCATGGCCCTTATCGCCGCCGCATCCGTCATCGGCATCCGCGAATTCCACCGGCTCGCCGTCCGCGCCGGGCCAACGCCCGTCCTCTTCCTGGCCACCATCGGCGGCGTCCTCTTTGTGGTGGATGCCGGGACGGACTTCAACTTCACCATGGCCCTTATCACCGGCCTAGTCTTGGCCCCGCTCTTCCTTCTCCTGGTGCTCGGTTCGCGGGAGCGCTTCCTTTCGGACTGGGCGTGGACCCTGGCCGGAGTCTTCTATGTCGCCTGGACCCTCTCCCATGCCGTCCGCATCAGCCGCCACGCCGATGGCCGCGAATGGCTTCTCACGGCGGCGCTCCTCACCTTCGCGGTGGATACGGGCGCCTACTTCGTCGGGCGGCTCATCGGCAGGAACCACATGGCGCCCAGCATCAGCCCTGGGAAAACTTGGGAGGGCGCGATCGCCGGGCTTGCGGTCGGCATCGGCGCGTCGCTTGCCGTCACGGCCGGTTTCGGCCTCCCCATCGGCGCGTGGAAGGCTGTCGTCCTCGGCCTGCTCATCGGCATCTTCGGCCAGGCGGGAGACCTGGCGGAGTCCATGATCAAACGCGCGGCCGGCGTGAAGGATGCTGGCGGACTTATCCCGGGTCACGGCGGGATTTTGGACCGGCTGGATAGCCTGATTCCATCGGTTGTCGTGCTATACTACTTCCTGACCTACGGATTGGGGTGA